The genomic segment CCACGAGCTGCCACACGTCGCCGCTGGCGACGGCGTCGCGGATGAGCGCCCCCGCGTCGTACGGTACGGGCTCGGGCATCTCGGCTCTCGCCCTGGCGGCGGCCTCGGCCTGCACCGCCACCGCCTCGCTCACCGCCTCCGAGAGTCCCGCGGCCTGCTGCGACCAGGTCGCCGCGTCGTGCACCACCGCCCGCAGCGCCTCCGCGGCGGCCCCCTGCCACGCGCTCTCACTACGGCGCGACAGGTCCGCGAGCAGATCGCCCGCCTCGCGGAGTCCGTTGGCGAGTTCGTTCCACTCCCGACTGATCTCCCCGGCCGCCACCGGGTCGTTGCCCTCGCCCACTTCCGTGTACATCTGCTCGTGGCTGTACGACTCGTATCGGCGGTCGGCGGCGGGTTTCGCGGTCATGTCAGCTCCGGCTCGATCAGTTCGGCCACCGTGGTGGCGCGCTCGCAGGCCTCGTCCGTGTCCTGGAAGTCGGCCATGGTGACGTCGACGTGGACGGTGCGTGCTCCCGGTCGTTCGACCGACACCGTCAACGAACACGTACCGTCGTCGAGGTCGGGGTCGGCGACGCGCACGGCGGCGAGCTCACCCACCCGCACGTCCTCGGCGTGGGGAACACGCTCGCGCACCGACGGGAGGTCGGCGCGTTCGTCCACGGTCACCGTGACACCGAACGCCCCGGGCTGGACGTAGTCGCACGCCTGGGACCCGGCCACGGTGGTGTGTTCCCCGGGCCCGCTCAGCCCTGCCGACGACCGCTGCTGCGCGCCGAGCAACGCGCACGGGTCGAGCCCGAGCTCCTCCGCCGTGCTCGTCGGCGACGCCGTCGGGACGGCCGCCGTTCCCGCGTCGGCCGCTCCCGCGGCCTCCCCGGAGGCTCCGGACTGACGTGGCGACACACCGCACCCCGCGGTCGCCAGGACGACGACCACCAGGACCGGCACGAGTCGGAGCCCGAACGCGCGCACGCGGAGGATCAGCCCCCACCCACGCAGTCCACGCCGTCGGACGCGGCACGGTCCTGCTCCTCGTAGCGACGCAGCGCGGTGTCGATGCGCTCCTTGAGGAGTTCGATCTCCTGCCCGAAGCGGGTCAACGACTCGGCCGCGCAGCCGGTGTCGTCGATGCCGTAGCGGGCCATGAAGTCGCCGATCTCCTTGGCGTAGCCGTCGCCGAGCGGCACGGAACGCCCGAGCACGTTGACCCGGCGCACCATCCGGCCCACCGCGTCCTGGACCTCGCTCAGCTTGGCGAAGGTCTCCGCGGCGAGCTCAGGTGCCACGGCGAACCCGTCGGACGGCTCACGCACGTCGACTTCGGCCATCACCGCACCTCTCTCCGTAGCCGACCGACTACGCTGCCGTAGCGTAGGCGAGTTCGGATTCGCGCCAAGATCTGTGATCCGAAGTCACCTGAAAGGGGCAATACTTTCCTGTGGGATGCTGCACTCCCTCAGCGAGAGTGATCGACAAGGCGGCAACGCCGCCAGGGCCGCTGTTTGACACACTGCGTGTCGGCCGGCTCGCCATTGAGCCCGCCGGGCGACGAAGGTCCTTGCCGGCCGTTCGGAGTGTCTCGGGGGCTTCTCGTACCAGGAGGTCGTGTGACGTCGAGAGGACAGTCCACCGCTGTGTCCACACCAGCCCCCACGGGCGACGGCCGGTCCGTCACCGAGGTGCAGTATCCGTCCGACGGGTATCCGGCAGACCACAGCGTCGCCGGCAGCCATGGAACGCACAGCGCTCACAGCGCTCACAGTGCTCACAGTGCTCACAGCGCTCACGAGGCCCACGACTCCTACGGCACACAGGACGACCGGGCGGTCCCGACGATCGGCCTCGACCAGCTGCACGACACGGTCCGGCGCATCGCCGCCAACGTCGAGCGCGTGCTGGTGGGCAAGCCCGAGGTCGTCCGGGTGGCGCTCGTGACGCTGCTCGCCGAGGGACATCTCCTGGTCGAGGACGTGCCGGGGGTCGGCAAGACCTCGCTGGCCAAGGCCCTCGCCCGGTCGATCGACTGCCCCGTGAGCCGGCTGCAGTTCACTCCCGACCTGCTGCCCAGCGACGTCACCGGCGTCTCGATCTACAACCGCCAGCAGTCGGACTTCGAGTTCCGGCCCGGCCCGGTGTTCGCCAACATCGTCGTGGGCGACGAGATCAACCGCGCGTCCCCCAAGACCCAGTCGGCGCTGCTGGAGTGCATGGAGGAACGCCAGGTCACCGTCGACGGCACGACCTACGAGCTCGGCAGGCCGTTCATGGTCATCGCCACGCAGAACCCGGTCGAGATGGAGGGCACGTACGCGCTGCCCGAGGCGCAGCGCGACCGGTTCACCGCCCGCCTGTCGATCGGCTACCCCGACGCCGCCGCCGAGTTGGCCATGGTGGACGAACACGCCGGCGCGAACCCGTTGTCCGAACTGCGACCCGTGTCCGACGGTGCCACGGTGCAACGGCTGATCGACAGAGTTCGCGGACTGCACGTCGCTCCCGAGGTGAAGCAGTACGCCGTCGAGCTCACCGCGGCCACCCGACAACTGCCCGAGGTCCGGCTCGGGGCCTCGCCGCGGGCGACGCTGCAACTCGTCCGTGCCGCACGCGCGCAGGCCGCGCTCTCGGGACGGGAGTTCGTCGTTCCCGACGACCTGCACGCGGTGGCGATTCCCGTCCTGGCCCACCGGCTCGTCCTGACGACCGAGGCGCACGCCGCGCGCCGGTCGGCCACCGACGTGGTGCGGGCGATCCTGGCCCGGGTGCCGGTACCGCACGGCAACCGAACCCGGTAGCGCTGTCGTGTTCCGCTCGTTGTCCGGCCTCACGACCCGGGGCCGGTGCCTGCTCGCTGCCGGGGTCGCCGCGGGACTGTGCGCCGTCGTGCTCAACGAGCGCGACCTGCTCCGTGTCGCGGTGTTCGTCGTCGCGCTCCCGCTGTGCGTGGTCGCGCTGGCCTCGGCGTCACGGATGACCATCTCCGCGTCCCGGTCGCTGCTGACCGAGCGCGTGCCCGTGGGGGCGCACGGCGAGGTCCAGCTCGACATCTGGCGCACCGGGCGCATGCCCGCGGGCGACGTGCTGCTGGAGGACGGTCTGCCCTACACACTCGGCGCCCGGCCGCGTTTCGTCGTGGAACGGCTACCCGCGCACCGGCGTCCGGTGCCGTTGCGGTACCCGGTGCAGCCGACCCTGCGCGGGGTACACCGGATCGGCCCGTTGCGGGCGACCATCACCGATCCCTTCGGGCTGTGCGAGTTCGACCGCGACCTGGTGCCGCACTCACGACTCGTCGTCGTCCCCCGTGTGACGACGCTGTGGGGGCTTCCGCGGGGCACCGGGCTCGGTTCGGGAGAGGACAGCAACATCCGCCTGCACACCGGTCAGGGCGAGACGGACGTCGTGGTGCGGCAGTACCGCCAGGGCGACGACCTCCGGAAAGTGCACTGGCGGTCCACCGCGCGCCGGGACGAGATGATGGTCAGGGTCGAGGAACGGCCCTGGCACAGCGGCACGACCGTGCTGCTCGACCACCGCGCGTCGGCCCATCGAGGGTCGGGCGCCCACTCCAGCCTGGAATGGGCCGTCGAGTTCACCGCCAGCGTCTGCCTGCACCTGAACAAAACCGGACAGCGGGTGCGGCTCGTCAGTGAACACGGCCGCCTGCTCGCCGACGCGGCCCAGCACGGCGGTCCGGGATCCGCCGGGGCGGTGCTCGACTCGCTCGCCGCCGTGCAGCCCGCACACGAGCGCGACATCGTGCTGAGTGCCGATCCTGCCCAGGGCCAGGAGTTGATCGCCGTGCTCGGCAGTGTGGGAACGGAGTCGGTGCACGAACTCACCCGGCACCGCGCACGCGGCACGCGCAGCTACGCGGTATTGCTCGACACCGCCGCGTGGGAGAGCGGAGACGGGACGGCCGACGGCGACGTCGCCGTCGGCGACACGGCTGCCCTCCTGCGCGCCGCGGGGTGGGGCGTCGTGGTGGCGAAACCCGGCCGCAGCGTGCCGGACGTGTGGGCGGAACTCTGCCGCACGACGGCGCCCGGCGCGTCACTGATCGGGGGCGGCTCATGACGGCGACGGACATCCCGTCCCGCCACGCGCGGCGGGACTCCCACTCCGACCCGGAACGTGGTCGGCACCGGCCGCCCACCGCGGGCCAGCTCCTGGCACCCGCCGCCGCGATGTTCGCCACGATCAGCTCCGCCACCTCGCTCACCGGCGTCATCCAGGGCAGCCTGTGGCTCGCGTTCATCGCGGTGGCCGCGCTGCTGGTGGCGTTCACCGGCCTCACGCTGCGCTCGTTGCGGGTCCCCATTCCGCTGGTGGGGCTCGGCCAGGCGGTCGTGCTGCTGTTCCTGGTCACCGGGTCGTTCACCCGCAACGGCATCCTCGCGATCATCCCCGGCCCCGCCGCGTTCGCCGAACTC from the Saccharomonospora azurea NA-128 genome contains:
- a CDS encoding PPE domain-containing protein, giving the protein MTAKPAADRRYESYSHEQMYTEVGEGNDPVAAGEISREWNELANGLREAGDLLADLSRRSESAWQGAAAEALRAVVHDAATWSQQAAGLSEAVSEAVAVQAEAAARARAEMPEPVPYDAGALIRDAVASGDVWQLVGLSESMAARRDEAEQARQRAIDVMYARDTTLGEAVPDARFPEPPTLTRSSGEPRGDGPASAVGRSVPV
- a CDS encoding DUF3558 family protein, which gives rise to MRAFGLRLVPVLVVVVLATAGCGVSPRQSGASGEAAGAADAGTAAVPTASPTSTAEELGLDPCALLGAQQRSSAGLSGPGEHTTVAGSQACDYVQPGAFGVTVTVDERADLPSVRERVPHAEDVRVGELAAVRVADPDLDDGTCSLTVSVERPGARTVHVDVTMADFQDTDEACERATTVAELIEPELT
- a CDS encoding AAA family ATPase; this encodes MTSRGQSTAVSTPAPTGDGRSVTEVQYPSDGYPADHSVAGSHGTHSAHSAHSAHSAHSAHEAHDSYGTQDDRAVPTIGLDQLHDTVRRIAANVERVLVGKPEVVRVALVTLLAEGHLLVEDVPGVGKTSLAKALARSIDCPVSRLQFTPDLLPSDVTGVSIYNRQQSDFEFRPGPVFANIVVGDEINRASPKTQSALLECMEERQVTVDGTTYELGRPFMVIATQNPVEMEGTYALPEAQRDRFTARLSIGYPDAAAELAMVDEHAGANPLSELRPVSDGATVQRLIDRVRGLHVAPEVKQYAVELTAATRQLPEVRLGASPRATLQLVRAARAQAALSGREFVVPDDLHAVAIPVLAHRLVLTTEAHAARRSATDVVRAILARVPVPHGNRTR
- a CDS encoding DUF58 domain-containing protein translates to MFRSLSGLTTRGRCLLAAGVAAGLCAVVLNERDLLRVAVFVVALPLCVVALASASRMTISASRSLLTERVPVGAHGEVQLDIWRTGRMPAGDVLLEDGLPYTLGARPRFVVERLPAHRRPVPLRYPVQPTLRGVHRIGPLRATITDPFGLCEFDRDLVPHSRLVVVPRVTTLWGLPRGTGLGSGEDSNIRLHTGQGETDVVVRQYRQGDDLRKVHWRSTARRDEMMVRVEERPWHSGTTVLLDHRASAHRGSGAHSSLEWAVEFTASVCLHLNKTGQRVRLVSEHGRLLADAAQHGGPGSAGAVLDSLAAVQPAHERDIVLSADPAQGQELIAVLGSVGTESVHELTRHRARGTRSYAVLLDTAAWESGDGTADGDVAVGDTAALLRAAGWGVVVAKPGRSVPDVWAELCRTTAPGASLIGGGS